CAGCAGCATATATTGTCCGAAACTTCCTGTGTAAGCCGTGAAGAAAGAAAAGAGGTAACTCTCAAACGGAAGATTTTTACCGATCACAAAAAACATCAGGGGATTGGTAATGTACCAGTGAAAGGTGTTGATGAGGATATTCAAAAACGTCACGATCAGCAAGTGGTACAGGACCGGTTTGAGCAGCGTGCTTTGCCGTACCTTGAAAGCAATGGGGATTTTCAGGGATGCGTAGAGCACCAGCGGCGTGGTCGACCACCAGAACAGGCCGTCGAGCAGCCAGATGAAAAGCTCGTGACTGCGCATGGCCACACCTTGCTGCAGAAGCCATAGCATCGTAAACTGGCCAAGCGTGATGACGGCAAAAATGCCCCAGTAAAAAAATGAATAACGCCAGAATTCCGTCACAGTAAGCGGTAATTTCGATTGGTCAAGAAGACGCCTAACAAATGTCATGAGGGCATTGAGTTGTTATCGGGTGATGTAGGATTGCCAGTATTACAAATTTAAGCAGCTGTTGCCCGCTTTTTTACTGTGTTTACGCGAATGGAAAGATTGCTTATCCGAAAGTCATTTTCACGACATGATCCGTGAAAAATAGACTTTATCACGAATTAAATTGTAAGGCAGCTTTGCAGTCGGCTATCAGCGGTCGGCAATCATCCAAAATTTGGTTTCGCACATTAATCTGAAAGCCGAGAGCCGACTGCCGAAAGCACTACAAAAGAAATCATGATAATGTCTAATGCTTCTTTTTCTAATATGTTTATTTTTGGAAAAAATATAAGAAAAAAATTGTTGTAAAATTTTGTTGTTTAATCGTTTAAGTCTACATTGGGACACTATTTTTCCTTAAATAAGAATTAGTATAAAATATTGAAGAGTTTTATTTTATACCAGTCAGTACCTCCTCGGAATTCAAGTAGTTTTTTCAGTCGGTAAATCAATTGCCATCAAACCTAATATTCATTTTTCTGATCAATTAACATTTTGACTTTTGCTTAATCGGTTAAACAGAAAATTTTAGAATCGAGTTGTCCGAAAATGGGACTGGTTTGTTCTGTTTGGTTATTCACCAGCCGCAGTACCTCGGCTAGTGTGATTATTTTTGATTACGTATATCAATCATCGTTCGATGCATATGCGGCGTAAAGAGCTTCTATTGCCTTTGGTGTTTTCTTACTTCAATTTAATCAATGTATGATGGGAAAATATTTTACGATTACGGCGTTGCTGCTATTATGCTTGTGGTGCGGTTCCAGCATCGCTCAAAGCAGCAGGATTACCGGTAAGGTTACCGGCCAGGACAAAGAGCCTCTGCCAGGGGTTAATATCCTGATTAGTGGTTCTTCGCAAGGCACAGTGACGGATGCTGACGGCAAGTTCGCCATAGATGTACCCGTTAACGCAAGCCTGGTTTTTTCGTTTATAGGAATACCTTTAACAAGAAGATTATCAACCTTGGTGTGGTGGGACAAGAAATAAACCTTTAATCATTTTTTTATTTACCAAAACAGATATGAGCAATTCTGGATTTAGCCGTCGTGATACGATGAAAGCATTGGGCCTCAGCGGTTCAGCAGGATTATTGGGCTTGTTTGGCGGGATGTCCGACGCGAAAGCTAGGGACTCCAAGGAGACGCCGGCCTATACCAAAGCCATGAAACCGGTGACGATCAAAAGCGTGCGGGCGATAGCCACTGCGCCACAGGGTTCCAACCTGATCGTCGTGAAAGTGGAAACTTCCGAGCCAGGTCTGTACGGGCTGGGCTGTGCTACGTTCACACAACGGGCCGCCGTGGTACTGGTCGCGATCAACACTTATCTCAACGAATTTTGCACCGGTCGGGACGTCGATAACATTGAGGATATCTGGCACGGGGCTTATGTCAGTTCCTACTGGCGCAATGGGCCAGTGCTCAATAATGCCCTCAGCGGTCTGGATCAGGCACTTTGGGACATTAAAGGCAAGCGCGCGGGTATGCCGCTGTATCAGCTGCTGGGAGGAAAAGTACGTTTCGCAGTACCCTGCTATACCCACGCCAATGGTAACACGCCCGAGGCGACCGTGGAAAGTGTGAAGAGCATCATGGAGCGCGGGTTTAAATACATTCGAATCCAGCAAGGTGGCTATGGCGCAGTAGGAAGTACGGCGGAGCTGCCGGATTTCAAAAAGGAGAATTTCGGAGGGCCCACGGATAATTTTATGAATGAAAACACCTATCTCAAAGCCATCCCCAAGCTATTCGAAGCAGTCAGGAAAAGCTGTGGGGAGGAGATTGAGCTGCTGCACGACATTCACGAGCGCGTACAGCCGATGAATGCGATCAATATGATCAAGAAGTTGGAAGACTATAATCCGTTCTTTATCGAAGATCCTTTCTCGCCTGAGAACATGAAATGGTTTAAGCTGCTGAGACAGAGCACTACTGTACCATTGGCTATGGGAGAGCTTTTCAACAATGTCAATGAGTTTGTAGAGCCAATGGTAAATCAATGGTTCGACTTCATCCGCATCCACGTTTCCCAGATCGGGGGTGTGACCCCGGCAATGAAAGTAGCCAGGTTAGGGGAATGGTTTAATGTAAAAACGGCCTGGCACGGCCCGGGCGACGTCTCACCCGTCGGCCACTCCGCGCATGCGCACATTGATTTGGCTGTCTGGAATTTTGGTATTCAGGAAGCGGTGCAGTTCAATGACAAAACGCTGGAAGTGTTCTCTGGCTGCCCAACAATGAAAAACGGGTACATGTCCGTCAACGAAGTACCGGGAATCGGGGTGGATATCAATGAGAAAGAAGCTGCCAAATACCCAATCACAACAAAATCAAACTGGCAAGTAAGAAAGTTCGACGGAACGTTGATACGCCCATGATGGACCCGATGATCCGATAACCCAGGGACCCAGGGCTTAAGCCCTGGGCTGGCTGGGGCCATCCCATCGACGGGGCCATCCATACACCATAACCCAGGGCTTAAGCCCTGGGCTAGAAACATGAAAAAAACATCCCTAAAAGACATCGCAGAAAAAGCAGGCGTTTCTACGGCACTGGTATCGTATGTCCTCAACGGGAAGGAAAAAGAGACCAGGGTTGGTGAGGCTATTGCTCATAAGATCAGAGAGATAGCGAAGGAAATGAACTACCAGCCGAATCATCTGGCCAAGAGCCTGAGAAGCGGGAAAACACATACCATCGGGCTTATCATCGCGGATATTTCGAACCCGTTTTTTGCCAATATCGCGCGGGTTGTCGAAGACGAAGCAAAACGAAATGGATATACCGTCATCATAGGAAGCTGTGATGAAAATGCTGACAAATCGTGGGACCTGCTGAATGTGCTCATCAACCGGCAGGTCGACGGTTTCATCATCGTTTCCTGCGAAGGTTCCGAAAACCAGATCCATTACCTGAAAGAAAGAAACATTCCATTTGTGCTGCTGGACCGGCATTTTCCCGATATCCAGACTGATTTTGTAGCCACCAACAATTACAAGGCTTCTTACGATGCCGGTATCCATCTCATAAAAGGGGGGTATACCAATATAGCTTTAATGGCTTATAAATCAGATATGTACCATATGGAAGAACGTATTCGGGGGTACAAGCATGCGTTGCAGGACAAGCAGATCGAATTTCAGAACAGCTGGCTGAAAGAGGTACAGTTTGAAAGCATGGACCAGGAAGTAAAAACTGCTATTGACGAGATCCTTTCGCTGGATCACAAGGTGGAGGCACTCATTTTTGCAACCTACGGTCTGGCAATCAATGGTTTGAAATACGTCAATGAGCTGCGCCTGAAAGTGCCTTCCGACCTGGCGATCGTCAGTTTTGGTCAGGCAGAGGTTTTCGATCTGTACTATTGTCCGATCACCTACATGCAGCAGCCCTTGGAAATGCTGGGCAAGACGGCGGTAGAATATTTGTTGAAAAAACTCAAAAACCCCGACGAAGGAATGAAGCAGATTTTAATGGAAGCCAAGCTGATTGCAAGGGATTCGTCTTTCGCCAAATCGGCCTGGCTGAAATAATTTTTGCCGACAATGCTTAATTAATGCACAGATGGTTGCAAGAGCCCAAGCAGCCAATCAGTTTCTAAAAAAAGCAACCAAGACCAGAACAAATGCCCCGGAGGGGCAGCCTGTTTCTAGAAAAATAATAATGACACATTAACAACAACATGCCCCAGCGGGGCTACCTGTTTGTACAAAACGACAAAAACGATGCAAAGGAGAAATTTTATAAAATCGGCGATACTAGGCTCCACAGCCATTGCAGCAGGTTTCCCGCTGATCAAGGCGGAGGCGGCTTCTAAAATGAAGATCACCAAGATCCGCTACTATGCTGCCCCAGGTTATAACAAACCATTGTTTAAC
The genomic region above belongs to Dyadobacter pollutisoli and contains:
- a CDS encoding LacI family DNA-binding transcriptional regulator — encoded protein: MKKTSLKDIAEKAGVSTALVSYVLNGKEKETRVGEAIAHKIREIAKEMNYQPNHLAKSLRSGKTHTIGLIIADISNPFFANIARVVEDEAKRNGYTVIIGSCDENADKSWDLLNVLINRQVDGFIIVSCEGSENQIHYLKERNIPFVLLDRHFPDIQTDFVATNNYKASYDAGIHLIKGGYTNIALMAYKSDMYHMEERIRGYKHALQDKQIEFQNSWLKEVQFESMDQEVKTAIDEILSLDHKVEALIFATYGLAINGLKYVNELRLKVPSDLAIVSFGQAEVFDLYYCPITYMQQPLEMLGKTAVEYLLKKLKNPDEGMKQILMEAKLIARDSSFAKSAWLK
- a CDS encoding carboxypeptidase-like regulatory domain-containing protein gives rise to the protein MMGKYFTITALLLLCLWCGSSIAQSSRITGKVTGQDKEPLPGVNILISGSSQGTVTDADGKFAIDVPVNASLVFSFIGIPLTRRLSTLVWWDKK
- a CDS encoding enolase C-terminal domain-like protein — protein: MSNSGFSRRDTMKALGLSGSAGLLGLFGGMSDAKARDSKETPAYTKAMKPVTIKSVRAIATAPQGSNLIVVKVETSEPGLYGLGCATFTQRAAVVLVAINTYLNEFCTGRDVDNIEDIWHGAYVSSYWRNGPVLNNALSGLDQALWDIKGKRAGMPLYQLLGGKVRFAVPCYTHANGNTPEATVESVKSIMERGFKYIRIQQGGYGAVGSTAELPDFKKENFGGPTDNFMNENTYLKAIPKLFEAVRKSCGEEIELLHDIHERVQPMNAINMIKKLEDYNPFFIEDPFSPENMKWFKLLRQSTTVPLAMGELFNNVNEFVEPMVNQWFDFIRIHVSQIGGVTPAMKVARLGEWFNVKTAWHGPGDVSPVGHSAHAHIDLAVWNFGIQEAVQFNDKTLEVFSGCPTMKNGYMSVNEVPGIGVDINEKEAAKYPITTKSNWQVRKFDGTLIRP